The Mycoplasmopsis gallinacea genome includes a window with the following:
- the atpD gene encoding F0F1 ATP synthase subunit beta, giving the protein MHKNVGTIVQILGPVVDVRFTDGKLPKLLNAIICEKDGEKFTFEVAQHIGDDTVRTISMVSTNGLYRGLNAYDTGAPISVPVGNEILGRMFDVLGNPIDEMPMDPNVQKASIHAPSPSYEEQKTSSEILETGIKVIDLLIPYAKGGKIGLFGGAGVGKTVLVQELINNIATQHNGLSVFAGVGERTREGNDLYYEMKAAGVLDKTALVFGQMNEPPGARMRVALTGLTMAEYFRDKQNQDVLLFIDNIFRFTQAGSEVSALLGRMPSAVGYQPTLATEMGALQERITSTKRGSITSVQAVYVPADDLTDPAPATTFTHLDAKTVLDRGIAALGIYPAIDPLESSSRLLDPLVVGQEHYNVAQEVVGILQRFKELQDIIAILGMGELSEEDKKIVARARRIRNFLSQPFTVAEKFSGIKGSYVKLSDTIRSFKEILSGEYDHLPEDIFRYAGSIDEVKERAKKLENV; this is encoded by the coding sequence ATGCATAAAAATGTTGGAACAATAGTTCAAATTTTAGGTCCTGTTGTCGATGTTCGTTTTACCGATGGCAAACTTCCAAAATTGCTTAATGCCATTATTTGTGAAAAAGATGGTGAAAAATTTACATTTGAAGTTGCTCAACACATTGGAGATGATACAGTTAGAACAATCTCAATGGTTTCAACTAATGGTTTATATCGTGGCCTTAATGCTTATGATACAGGAGCTCCAATTTCAGTACCAGTAGGGAATGAAATTTTAGGACGTATGTTTGACGTTTTAGGTAACCCAATTGATGAAATGCCTATGGATCCAAACGTGCAAAAAGCTTCAATTCACGCACCTAGCCCTTCATATGAAGAACAAAAAACATCATCTGAAATTTTAGAAACTGGAATCAAAGTTATTGATCTTTTAATTCCTTATGCAAAAGGTGGAAAAATTGGTCTTTTTGGTGGAGCTGGAGTTGGTAAAACTGTTTTAGTTCAAGAGTTAATTAACAACATTGCAACACAACATAATGGACTTTCAGTTTTTGCCGGAGTTGGTGAAAGAACTCGTGAAGGAAACGATTTATACTACGAAATGAAAGCAGCTGGTGTTTTAGATAAAACAGCGCTTGTGTTTGGTCAAATGAACGAACCTCCCGGGGCACGTATGAGAGTTGCTTTAACTGGTTTAACAATGGCTGAATACTTCAGAGATAAACAAAACCAAGATGTGCTTCTTTTCATCGATAACATCTTCAGATTTACCCAAGCTGGTAGTGAGGTTTCTGCTCTTTTAGGTAGAATGCCTTCAGCTGTTGGTTACCAACCAACACTTGCTACCGAAATGGGTGCGCTTCAAGAAAGAATCACTTCAACTAAGAGAGGTTCAATTACTTCAGTGCAAGCTGTTTATGTGCCTGCTGACGATTTAACTGACCCAGCACCTGCTACAACTTTCACTCACCTTGATGCTAAAACTGTTTTAGACCGTGGAATTGCTGCGCTTGGGATTTATCCTGCCATTGACCCACTTGAATCTTCATCAAGATTACTTGATCCACTTGTAGTTGGGCAAGAGCACTATAATGTTGCTCAAGAAGTAGTTGGAATCTTACAAAGATTTAAAGAGCTTCAAGATATTATTGCTATTTTAGGGATGGGTGAATTATCAGAAGAAGATAAGAAAATCGTTGCTCGGGCACGTAGAATTAGAAACTTTCTTTCACAACCATTTACAGTTGCTGAAAAATTCTCAGGAATTAAAGGTTCATATGTTAAATTAAGTGATACTATTAGAAGTTTCAAAGAAATTTTAAGTGGTGAATACGACCATTTACCTGAAGATATCTTCAGATATGCAGGAAGCATTGACGAAGTTAAAGAAAGAGCTAAAAAATTAGAAAATGTCTAA
- the atpC gene encoding ATP synthase F1 subunit epsilon — protein MSKVYLNITTPTGIFYVGKVDIVTLKTAEGYIGLQSHRSPFFSNVEIGNLIIGHENDKDSIKCIIGGGLVYADSTKINIITDDIINVNDIDLSRAEADRDKYIKQIEESKQKDMSTAKLELKLKKALGRIDAYNTYHK, from the coding sequence ATGTCTAAAGTTTATCTTAACATCACAACACCTACTGGAATTTTCTATGTAGGAAAAGTGGATATTGTAACTTTAAAAACTGCTGAAGGTTATATTGGTCTTCAGTCACACCGAAGCCCTTTCTTTAGTAATGTGGAAATTGGAAACCTTATTATCGGTCACGAAAATGATAAAGACTCAATTAAATGTATCATTGGTGGCGGATTAGTGTATGCCGATTCGACCAAAATCAACATCATCACAGATGATATTATTAATGTTAATGACATTGATTTATCACGTGCAGAAGCAGATAGAGATAAATACATTAAACAAATCGAAGAAAGCAAACAAAAAGATATGAGCACTGCCAAACTTGAGCTTAAACTTAAAAAAGCTTTAGGTAGAATTGATGCTTATAATACATATCATAAATAA
- the rpmE gene encoding 50S ribosomal protein L31 codes for MKKDIHPKYVEVSVKCSTCDKAFNFKSTKSSFAVDVCSGCHPVYTGNRTQVKATGRIDAFNKRLAKKAQ; via the coding sequence ATGAAAAAAGATATCCACCCAAAATACGTTGAAGTTAGTGTAAAATGCTCTACATGTGATAAAGCTTTTAACTTTAAATCTACAAAATCATCATTCGCAGTTGACGTATGTTCAGGTTGCCACCCAGTTTACACAGGAAACAGAACACAAGTTAAAGCAACAGGAAGAATTGATGCATTTAACAAACGTCTTGCTAAAAAAGCTCAATAA
- the rpsD gene encoding 30S ribosomal protein S4, translating to MSRYTGPVFKKSRRLGFSILETGKEFAKGRKRTYAPGQHGNKRVKLSDYGLHLYEKQKVKHLYGVSEKQLVKTFQKAIKIKGVTGTNLLQLLEVRLDNLVYRAGFASTRRQARQLVNHGHFTLNGKKANIPSMVVSVNDVVELKEKSQKNQQILDSMEAKAASAWLTRKDFKVTLDRLPERNELHPEIKDALVVEFYSK from the coding sequence ATGTCAAGATATACAGGTCCTGTATTTAAAAAATCACGTCGTTTAGGTTTTTCAATTCTTGAAACAGGAAAAGAATTTGCAAAAGGTAGAAAAAGAACTTATGCACCTGGACAACACGGAAACAAAAGAGTAAAACTTTCAGATTACGGATTACACTTATACGAAAAACAAAAAGTTAAACACCTTTACGGAGTTAGTGAAAAACAACTTGTTAAAACTTTCCAAAAAGCTATTAAAATCAAAGGTGTTACAGGTACAAACTTACTTCAATTATTAGAAGTTCGTTTAGACAACTTAGTATACCGTGCTGGATTTGCTTCTACAAGAAGACAAGCTCGTCAATTAGTAAACCACGGTCACTTTACATTAAACGGTAAAAAAGCTAACATTCCTTCAATGGTTGTTAGTGTAAATGATGTAGTAGAATTAAAAGAAAAATCACAAAAAAATCAACAAATTCTTGATTCAATGGAAGCTAAAGCTGCTTCAGCATGACTTACAAGAAAAGACTTCAAAGTAACATTAGATCGTTTACCAGAAAGAAACGAATTGCATCCAGAAATTAAAGATGCATTAGTTGTTGAGTTCTACTCAAAATAG
- a CDS encoding IS30 family transposase, protein MKKLIDLSKQNIICVKNNAENFRHFIIKESDDEIKRLHSNVSSKRLLRDKQISILLMWEIILKVLLLNSVSKAAKYFGYQSRTVKQKMEIMIEKNDYHKSLKNKVICKICGSKIFITKFLSFRKLSNHLLSYKTKRLMIVSESQKNKWSHFKKYWNDVTKELRKKASKNSKNIKCKMSVKFMINSFKQTNQNAFCPTFSTVYKALKQQRIKLSFDPLLYLSRGGYTKTTLKQGKRSLIHARDVKYRPKEANLRLEKGHFEADTVVGKREDKFVLFTLLDRKTRELYIALTKRDAKSINKALRMLIRKYNLEIKTLTVDNGSENTLLHKVVGKKKLFKCKPYASYQKGSIENAHRYIRRFIPKGKSFNSLTQEYVFWIKEQIDEYKRILAIEN, encoded by the coding sequence ATGAAAAAATTAATAGATTTATCTAAACAAAATATTATTTGTGTAAAAAATAATGCTGAAAACTTCCGTCACTTCATCATCAAAGAATCTGATGATGAGATAAAACGTCTTCACTCAAATGTTTCGTCTAAAAGGTTGCTTAGAGATAAACAAATATCTATACTCTTAATGTGGGAAATTATTTTGAAAGTTCTATTGTTGAATTCAGTATCAAAAGCGGCGAAATATTTTGGTTATCAATCTAGAACGGTTAAGCAAAAAATGGAAATAATGATTGAAAAAAATGACTATCATAAAAGCCTAAAAAATAAAGTTATTTGCAAAATTTGCGGATCTAAAATTTTTATAACTAAATTTCTCTCGTTCAGAAAACTATCAAATCATTTGCTTAGTTATAAAACCAAAAGGTTAATGATAGTGTCAGAATCACAAAAAAATAAGTGAAGTCACTTTAAGAAATATTGAAACGATGTAACTAAAGAATTAAGAAAAAAAGCAAGCAAAAACTCTAAAAACATTAAATGTAAAATGTCTGTTAAGTTTATGATTAACTCGTTTAAACAAACAAATCAAAATGCTTTTTGTCCTACATTTAGCACAGTTTACAAAGCTCTAAAGCAACAAAGAATAAAACTTTCTTTTGACCCGCTTTTATATTTATCAAGAGGTGGTTATACAAAAACTACATTAAAGCAAGGTAAAAGGTCATTGATACACGCTAGAGACGTAAAATATAGACCTAAAGAAGCAAATTTAAGATTAGAAAAAGGTCATTTTGAAGCTGATACAGTAGTTGGTAAAAGAGAAGATAAGTTTGTTCTTTTCACACTTTTAGATCGTAAAACTAGAGAGTTATACATTGCTTTAACAAAAAGAGATGCAAAATCAATTAACAAAGCATTAAGGATGTTAATAAGAAAATACAATCTCGAAATAAAAACCTTAACAGTAGATAACGGTAGTGAAAACACACTTCTTCATAAAGTGGTAGGTAAGAAAAAGTTATTTAAATGTAAACCTTATGCTTCGTATCAAAAAGGTTCAATTGAAAATGCTCATAGATACATTAGAAGATTTATTCCGAAGGGTAAAAGTTTCAATTCACTCACACAAGAATACGTGTTTTGAATCAAAGAACAAATCGATGAATACAAAAGAATATTAGCAATAGAAAATTAA